One genomic region from Streptomyces sp. NBC_00582 encodes:
- a CDS encoding ABC transporter permease produces MTAVTDTVRGTATAHPMSQSVRDSLVVAKRNLIRMSRIPEMVIFGLIQPIMFVVLFTYVFGGSMQIGGSTSATAYKNFLMAGIFAQTVTFATAGAGAGIADDMHKGLIDRFRSLPMARGAVLTGRTLADLVQTALTLLVLAVVALLVGWRPGSDGYTNAGRILAAFGLLLLLGYAFTWIGALIGLSVRTPEAATSGGLIWLFPVTFISNAFVDTSNMTPWLRHIAEWNPFSATVQACRVLFANPGQSPSDAWPMVHPVWASLIYSVLIVLIFRTLAVRKYRSATA; encoded by the coding sequence ATGACCGCCGTCACCGACACCGTCCGGGGAACGGCCACCGCCCACCCCATGAGCCAGTCCGTCCGCGACTCACTGGTCGTTGCAAAACGCAACTTGATTCGCATGTCACGGATTCCCGAGATGGTCATTTTCGGGCTCATCCAGCCCATCATGTTCGTGGTGCTGTTCACCTACGTCTTCGGTGGCTCCATGCAGATCGGCGGCAGCACCAGCGCCACCGCCTACAAGAACTTCCTGATGGCGGGGATCTTCGCGCAGACCGTCACCTTCGCCACCGCCGGTGCCGGCGCGGGCATAGCCGACGACATGCACAAGGGCCTGATAGACCGCTTCCGCTCCCTGCCGATGGCGCGCGGTGCGGTGCTCACCGGCCGGACCCTCGCCGACCTCGTCCAGACCGCGCTCACCCTGCTCGTCCTGGCGGTCGTCGCCCTCCTGGTCGGCTGGCGCCCCGGCTCGGACGGTTACACCAACGCCGGACGGATTCTGGCCGCCTTCGGGCTGCTGCTCCTGCTCGGTTACGCGTTCACCTGGATCGGCGCCCTGATAGGCCTGAGCGTCCGCACCCCGGAGGCGGCCACCTCCGGAGGGCTGATCTGGCTCTTCCCGGTGACCTTCATATCCAACGCGTTCGTCGACACCAGCAACATGACGCCCTGGCTGCGCCACATCGCCGAGTGGAACCCGTTCAGCGCCACGGTCCAGGCGTGCCGGGTGCTGTTCGCCAATCCCGGACAGTCACCCTCTGACGCCTGGCCCATGGTGCACCCGGTCTGGGCCTCGCTGATCTACTCGGTCCTGATCGTGCTGATCTTCCGCACCCTGGCGGTGCGCAAGTACCGCTCGGCGACGGCCTGA
- a CDS encoding ATP-binding cassette domain-containing protein, with translation MPGAIYAEGLVKTFGDVRALDGVDLDVPEGTVLGLLGPNGAGKTTAVRCLTTLLRPDSGRLEVAGLDVLKHPNEVRRSIGLSGQFAAVDEYLTGRENLQMVGRLYQMRARAAKARAEELLEQFDLTDAADRTAKTYSGGMRRRLDLAAALVVSPPVMFMDEPTTGLDPRNRQLLWDVIKRLVSGGTTLLLTTQYLEEADHLAHDIAVVDRGKVIARGTSDQLKARTGGERIEVVVHERDQIPTAREVLTGYGKGETSIEEHTRKLTVPVTGGAKLLAEVIRELDTRGIEMDDIGLRRPTLDDVFLSLTGHVAEEKAEENGAGKAKGKGKEVVA, from the coding sequence ATGCCAGGCGCCATCTACGCCGAAGGCCTGGTCAAGACCTTCGGTGACGTACGGGCTCTGGACGGCGTCGACCTCGACGTCCCCGAGGGCACCGTCCTCGGCCTCCTCGGGCCGAACGGGGCGGGCAAGACCACCGCCGTCCGCTGCCTGACCACCCTCCTGCGACCCGACAGCGGGCGGCTGGAGGTCGCCGGCCTCGACGTGCTCAAGCACCCCAACGAGGTGCGCCGCTCGATCGGCCTGTCCGGCCAGTTCGCGGCGGTCGACGAATACCTCACCGGCCGCGAGAACCTCCAGATGGTCGGCCGGCTCTACCAGATGAGGGCCAGGGCCGCGAAGGCCCGCGCCGAGGAACTGCTGGAGCAGTTCGACCTCACCGACGCCGCCGACCGCACGGCCAAGACCTACTCCGGAGGCATGCGCCGCCGCCTCGACCTGGCCGCGGCCCTGGTCGTCTCACCACCGGTGATGTTCATGGACGAGCCGACGACCGGCCTCGACCCACGCAACCGCCAACTCCTGTGGGACGTGATCAAGCGTCTCGTCTCCGGCGGTACGACCCTGCTGCTGACCACGCAGTATCTGGAGGAGGCCGACCACCTCGCGCACGACATCGCGGTCGTCGACCGCGGCAAGGTCATCGCCCGCGGCACCTCCGACCAGCTCAAGGCCCGCACCGGCGGCGAGCGCATCGAGGTCGTGGTCCATGAACGCGACCAGATCCCCACCGCCCGCGAGGTTCTCACCGGGTACGGCAAGGGCGAGACCAGCATCGAGGAGCACACCCGCAAACTCACCGTGCCCGTCACCGGCGGCGCGAAGCTCCTCGCCGAGGTCATCCGCGAGCTGGACACCCGCGGCATAGAGATGGACGACATAGGCCTGCGCCGGCCCACCCTCGACGACGTCTTCCTGTCCCTGACCGGACATGTGGCCGAGGAGAAGGCCGAGGAGAACGGCGCCGGGAAAGCCAAGGGCAAGGGCAAGGAGGTCGTCGCATGA
- the ilvA gene encoding threonine ammonia-lyase produces the protein MSYGTADSLRPVTLDDVRGAQKMLSGVARVTAMEGSRYLSQLVGAPVLLKCENLQRTGSFKLRGAYVRIAGLLPEERAAGVVAASAGNHAQGVALASSLLGVRSTVFMPKGAPLPKISATREYGAEVRLHGHVVDETLDAAQEYAERTGAVFIHPFDHGDVIAGQGTVGLEILEQCPEVRTVVVGIGGGGLAAGIAVAVKSLRPDVRVVGVQAEGAAAYPPSLAAGRPVSIEAPATMADGIKVGRPGDVPFGIVGELVDEVRTVSEGELSTALLLCLERAKLVVEPAGASPVAALLSEPGAFEGPVVAVVSGGNVDPVLMQRVLRHGMAAQGRYLAVSVRLTDRPGALATLLGVLSVVDANVLDVSHVRTDPRLGLTEAEVELHLETKGPAHCAEVGQALRRAGYTIVD, from the coding sequence ATGAGCTATGGCACGGCTGACTCCTTGCGGCCCGTCACCCTCGACGACGTGCGCGGCGCCCAGAAGATGCTCTCTGGTGTGGCGCGGGTGACGGCGATGGAGGGGAGCAGGTATCTGTCCCAGCTCGTCGGGGCGCCGGTGCTGCTCAAGTGCGAGAACCTCCAGCGGACCGGATCGTTCAAGCTGCGGGGCGCGTACGTGCGGATCGCGGGGCTGCTGCCGGAGGAGCGGGCGGCCGGGGTGGTCGCGGCGAGCGCGGGCAACCACGCGCAGGGCGTGGCGCTGGCGTCGTCACTGCTGGGCGTGCGCTCCACGGTGTTCATGCCCAAGGGCGCCCCGTTGCCCAAGATCAGCGCCACCCGGGAGTACGGCGCCGAGGTGCGCCTGCACGGCCATGTGGTCGACGAGACGCTGGACGCGGCGCAGGAGTACGCGGAGCGGACGGGCGCGGTGTTCATCCACCCCTTCGACCACGGCGACGTGATCGCGGGGCAGGGGACGGTCGGGCTGGAGATCCTGGAGCAGTGCCCGGAGGTGCGCACGGTCGTCGTCGGGATCGGCGGCGGCGGGCTCGCCGCGGGTATCGCGGTCGCGGTGAAGTCGCTGCGGCCCGATGTGCGCGTCGTCGGGGTGCAGGCGGAGGGGGCGGCGGCGTATCCGCCCTCGCTGGCGGCCGGACGGCCGGTGTCGATCGAGGCCCCGGCGACGATGGCCGACGGGATCAAGGTCGGCCGCCCCGGGGACGTGCCGTTCGGGATCGTCGGCGAGCTGGTGGACGAGGTGCGCACGGTCTCGGAGGGGGAGCTGTCCACCGCGCTGCTGCTGTGTCTGGAGCGGGCGAAGCTGGTCGTCGAACCGGCCGGGGCGAGTCCCGTCGCGGCGCTGCTGAGCGAGCCCGGCGCGTTCGAGGGCCCGGTGGTCGCGGTGGTGTCCGGCGGCAACGTCGACCCGGTGCTGATGCAGCGCGTGCTGCGGCACGGCATGGCCGCGCAGGGCCGCTACCTGGCGGTCAGTGTGCGGCTGACGGACCGGCCGGGTGCGCTCGCGACGCTGCTGGGGGTGTTGTCAGTGGTCGACGCCAACGTTCTGGACGTGAGCCATGTGCGGACCGATCCGAGGCTCGGGCTGACCGAGGCGGAGGTCGAGCTGCACCTGGAGACGAAGGGGCCGGCGCACTGCGCCGAGGTCGGCCAGGCGCTGCGCCGGGCCGGGTACACGATCGTCGACTGA
- a CDS encoding MarR family winged helix-turn-helix transcriptional regulator: MSMDMTTVGDTGLLDTLQHEVAVFARRAEQTRLGGVGQVRNSMDRAAYLLLNRLDKEGPMGVKALAASMGIDSSTVTRQVAPLVDTGLVKRTSHPEDGRAVVLQLSPRGQSRLEEVRSSRRQLMAELTEDWAPEEREAFCSLLTRFNVALSSRMAAQGLPGAEPAAAS; this comes from the coding sequence ATGTCGATGGACATGACGACCGTCGGTGACACCGGTCTTCTCGACACGCTGCAGCACGAGGTCGCGGTCTTCGCCCGCCGGGCCGAACAGACCCGCCTGGGCGGTGTCGGGCAGGTGCGCAATTCCATGGACCGCGCCGCGTACCTGCTGCTCAACCGTCTCGACAAGGAAGGCCCCATGGGCGTCAAGGCGCTCGCGGCGAGCATGGGGATCGACTCGTCGACCGTCACCCGGCAGGTGGCTCCCCTCGTCGACACCGGCCTGGTCAAGCGGACCTCGCACCCCGAGGACGGGCGGGCCGTGGTGCTTCAGCTCTCCCCGCGCGGGCAGTCGCGTCTGGAGGAAGTACGGTCCTCCCGGCGGCAGTTGATGGCCGAGCTGACCGAGGACTGGGCCCCGGAGGAGCGGGAGGCGTTCTGCTCCCTCCTCACCCGCTTCAACGTCGCCCTGTCCTCCCGGATGGCCGCCCAGGGCCTGCCGGGCGCGGAGCCGGCCGCCGCTTCCTGA
- a CDS encoding RNA polymerase subunit sigma-70 has translation MRERRTVQEARRAREFEAFVAGAGGRLLRTATLLTAEAEEDNPRARRLLTRALAHTYACWDRLRGDDPYNHARECLAVRFARGTWHRYVALPFGRVRPCGPLAALSPQHRLVLVLRLHEGVAEEQVGALLALTADRVNLICDRAITLLLDPPRGPAPARVSAKAATS, from the coding sequence GTGCGAGAGAGGCGTACGGTCCAGGAAGCCCGCCGGGCACGGGAGTTCGAGGCGTTCGTGGCCGGGGCGGGCGGACGGCTGCTGCGGACCGCGACGCTGCTCACCGCCGAGGCGGAGGAGGACAACCCCCGCGCGCGACGCCTGCTGACCCGCGCCCTCGCGCACACGTACGCGTGCTGGGACCGGCTGCGCGGTGACGACCCGTACAACCACGCGCGGGAGTGCCTGGCCGTCCGTTTCGCCCGCGGGACGTGGCACCGGTACGTCGCGCTGCCGTTCGGGCGCGTCCGGCCCTGCGGGCCGCTGGCCGCGCTCTCCCCGCAGCACCGGCTCGTCCTGGTCCTCCGGCTCCACGAGGGGGTGGCCGAGGAGCAGGTGGGGGCACTGCTCGCGCTGACCGCGGACCGCGTGAACCTGATCTGCGACCGGGCGATCACCCTCCTGCTCGATCCGCCGCGCGGGCCGGCCCCCGCGCGCGTGAGCGCGAAGGCGGCCACGTCGTGA
- a CDS encoding cystathionine gamma-synthase, producing the protein MSDRHISQHFETLAIHAGNTADPLTGAVVPPIYQVSTYKQDGVGGLRGGYEYSRSANPTRTALEENLAALEGGRRGLAFASGLAAEDCLLRTLLSPGDHVVIPNDAYGGTFRLFAKVVARWGVEWSVADTSDPSAVRAAITPKTKAVWVETPSNPLLGITDIAAVAQVARDAGAKLVVDNTFATPYLQQPLSLGADVVVHSLTKYMGGHSDVVGGALITADATLGEELAYHQNAMGAVAGPFDSWLVLRGTKTLSVRMDRHSENATKIADMLSRHARVTKVLYPGLPEHPGHEVAAKQMRSFGGMISFQVAGGEEAAVEVCNRAKVFTLGESLGGVESLIEHPGRMTHASVVGSALEVPGDLVRLSVGIENVDDLLEDLQQALG; encoded by the coding sequence ATGAGCGACAGGCACATCAGTCAGCACTTCGAGACTCTCGCGATCCACGCGGGCAACACCGCGGATCCCCTCACCGGCGCGGTCGTCCCGCCGATCTACCAGGTCTCGACCTACAAGCAGGACGGCGTCGGCGGCCTGCGCGGCGGCTACGAGTACAGCCGCAGCGCCAACCCGACCCGCACCGCCCTGGAGGAGAACCTCGCCGCCCTCGAGGGCGGGCGCCGAGGACTCGCGTTCGCTTCCGGACTGGCGGCCGAGGACTGCCTGTTGCGTACGCTGCTCAGCCCCGGCGACCACGTGGTCATCCCCAACGACGCCTACGGCGGCACCTTCCGCCTCTTCGCCAAGGTCGTCGCCCGCTGGGGTGTGGAGTGGTCGGTCGCCGACACCAGCGACCCGTCGGCCGTACGGGCCGCGATCACCCCGAAGACCAAGGCCGTGTGGGTGGAGACCCCCTCCAACCCGCTGCTCGGCATCACCGACATCGCCGCCGTGGCCCAGGTCGCGCGGGACGCGGGCGCCAAGCTCGTCGTCGACAACACCTTCGCCACGCCGTACCTGCAGCAGCCGCTGTCGCTCGGCGCGGACGTCGTGGTGCACTCCCTGACCAAGTACATGGGCGGCCACTCCGACGTCGTCGGCGGCGCGCTGATCACCGCCGACGCGACACTCGGCGAGGAACTGGCGTACCACCAGAACGCGATGGGCGCGGTCGCCGGGCCCTTCGACTCCTGGCTGGTGCTGCGCGGCACCAAGACACTGTCGGTGCGCATGGACCGGCACAGCGAGAACGCCACCAAGATCGCCGACATGCTGAGCCGCCACGCGCGCGTGACGAAGGTGCTCTACCCGGGCCTGCCCGAGCACCCGGGACACGAGGTCGCGGCCAAGCAGATGCGGTCCTTCGGCGGCATGATCTCCTTCCAGGTCGCCGGCGGCGAGGAGGCGGCCGTCGAGGTCTGCAACCGCGCCAAGGTGTTCACCCTCGGCGAGTCCCTGGGCGGCGTCGAGTCCCTCATCGAGCACCCCGGCCGTATGACGCACGCCTCGGTGGTGGGCTCGGCCCTGGAGGTGCCCGGCGACCTCGTCCGGCTCTCCGTCGGCATCGAGAACGTCGACGACCTGCTGGAGGACCTGCAGCAGGCCCTGGGCTAG
- a CDS encoding DUF4760 domain-containing protein, whose amino-acid sequence MSAAIGTIVVIAASFFAYSQIKEARLSRHVQLLISFQEKYHSPAARRFRHRLLSGEFGSPQNFDPTRMCDEDFHSFWQLHDQLEMLGVLVERKLLSFDLVLACFHRSPPRVWNAIEPYVLNRRAQASPLEGMHFERLVHRYRNSPALHAAYWDRQDVP is encoded by the coding sequence GTGAGCGCAGCGATCGGAACCATAGTTGTGATCGCCGCCTCGTTCTTCGCCTACTCGCAGATCAAGGAGGCGCGCCTGTCACGGCATGTGCAGCTCCTCATCTCGTTCCAAGAGAAATACCATTCCCCAGCGGCACGCCGCTTTCGGCATCGTCTCTTGAGCGGCGAGTTCGGATCGCCCCAGAACTTTGATCCCACGCGCATGTGCGACGAAGATTTCCATTCCTTCTGGCAACTTCACGATCAACTCGAGATGCTGGGCGTGTTGGTCGAGCGAAAATTATTGTCGTTCGATCTGGTGTTGGCTTGCTTTCATCGCTCTCCGCCACGAGTTTGGAACGCGATTGAGCCATATGTCCTCAACCGACGGGCTCAAGCCTCTCCTCTTGAAGGGATGCACTTCGAGCGGCTGGTGCACCGCTACCGAAACTCCCCTGCCCTCCATGCCGCCTACTGGGATCGGCAAGACGTGCCGTAG